A genomic region of Nitrospirota bacterium contains the following coding sequences:
- the cheB gene encoding chemotaxis-specific protein-glutamate methyltransferase CheB, whose protein sequence is MKKIRVLIVDDSVLVRNLIRAIIEMDPEMEVAGEASNGLEAVEKARNLHPDIITMDIEMPVMDGLQAIEQIMADNALPILVVTSRGDAKTAYAAIAKGALDLMLKPDLNVEAAEEFAARLKLLSKVSVISHISGRLSHRLPAAPEPPVFSGNSSDQVIAIASSTGGPDALSIILSRLPEKFPVPIVIAQHISDGFASGMVGWLRALSRIEIKVAVQGEHLKSGTAYVCPSENHMQVDGSKKINFVERHAKDIYRPSCDVLLSSVAASFGNKAIGVILTGMGNDGVVGITKIRAAGGWTIAQDEKTSVIFGMPKLAIESGVIDAVLSLEAISGEIVRAAASTGTPSARTGQCT, encoded by the coding sequence ATGAAGAAGATACGTGTTCTCATAGTGGACGACAGCGTCCTGGTGAGGAACCTGATCAGGGCAATCATTGAGATGGACCCGGAAATGGAGGTCGCAGGCGAAGCCTCAAACGGTCTCGAAGCAGTCGAAAAAGCCCGAAATCTCCATCCGGATATCATTACCATGGACATAGAGATGCCTGTTATGGACGGTCTCCAGGCAATCGAACAGATCATGGCTGACAATGCCCTGCCGATCCTTGTAGTGACCTCCCGGGGCGATGCGAAGACTGCCTATGCCGCCATAGCAAAAGGTGCTCTCGATCTTATGCTGAAGCCGGATTTGAACGTGGAAGCAGCAGAAGAGTTTGCGGCAAGGCTGAAACTTCTCTCCAAGGTCAGCGTTATTTCGCATATTTCCGGCAGGCTCAGTCATAGGCTTCCGGCTGCACCGGAGCCCCCAGTCTTTAGCGGGAATTCCTCGGACCAGGTGATAGCCATTGCCTCCTCAACAGGCGGCCCGGACGCCCTCTCAATCATTTTGTCGCGTCTGCCTGAAAAATTTCCAGTGCCGATCGTAATCGCCCAGCACATTTCCGACGGCTTCGCAAGCGGGATGGTTGGATGGCTCAGAGCGCTGTCGCGGATCGAGATCAAGGTGGCCGTACAGGGGGAGCATCTCAAGTCAGGCACCGCCTATGTCTGCCCGTCAGAAAACCATATGCAGGTCGACGGCTCGAAGAAGATCAACTTTGTGGAGCGTCATGCAAAGGATATCTACCGGCCGTCTTGCGATGTATTGCTGTCGTCTGTGGCAGCATCATTTGGGAATAAGGCCATCGGCGTGATCCTCACCGGTATGGGCAATGACGGTGTTGTCGGGATAACGAAGATCAGGGCGGCCGGGGGCTGGACGATTGCCCAGGACGAGAAGACATCGGTCATCTTCGGGATGCCGAAGCTTGCTATCGAAAGCGGAGTCATAGACGCGGTGCTTTCCCTGGAGGCGATCAGCGGAGAGATTGTCAGAGCAGCTGCCTCCACCGGAACTCCTTCCGCACGGACAGGTCAATGCACCTGA
- a CDS encoding hydrogenase maturation protease, producing the protein MKTVVIGLGNPILSDDSVGVKVSRAVREHLNHQSEIAITDDPVDVKEIYAGGIRLMDAMTGYDRACIVDAMVTGGCNPGRITEFGLDELCSTRNMVCTHDTNLATALELGRMLDLHLPSRIRIWGIEAGDVSSFSEHLTDEVERAVPVAVNAILSELNICCRKELP; encoded by the coding sequence ATGAAGACCGTGGTCATAGGGCTTGGCAATCCGATCCTTTCTGACGACAGCGTTGGCGTGAAGGTCTCCCGTGCTGTCAGGGAACATCTGAATCATCAGAGTGAAATAGCTATAACGGATGACCCTGTTGACGTCAAGGAGATCTACGCAGGCGGCATCAGGCTGATGGATGCAATGACCGGTTATGACAGGGCCTGTATTGTTGACGCCATGGTAACCGGCGGATGTAATCCTGGCAGGATAACCGAGTTTGGACTGGATGAACTCTGCAGTACAAGAAATATGGTCTGTACGCACGACACGAACCTTGCTACTGCACTCGAACTTGGCCGGATGTTAGACCTGCATCTTCCGTCCAGAATAAGAATATGGGGTATAGAGGCGGGCGATGTCAGCTCATTTAGTGAGCATCTGACCGATGAGGTTGAACGTGCTGTTCCTGTAGCGGTCAATGCGATACTGAGCGAGCTGAACATCTGTTGCCGAAAGGAGCTGCCATGA
- a CDS encoding Ni/Fe hydrogenase subunit alpha, which yields MRKISIDPITRLEGHGKIEIFLNEEGDVANTYFQVPELRGFERFCVGRLAEDMPVITNRICGVCPEAHHMASVKALDMLFGVEPPPAAKKIRELLYMAFYVTDHTTHFYALGGPDFIIGPEAPPSERNILGVIRKVGLDIGKQVIDCRARNHHVIEKLGGRGVHLAGGLPGGWSKSVSENERKEIKEIAKQNIDFALFSLKIFDDIVLKNQQYLDLVTSDVYLHKTYYMGTVDDKNRVNFYDGMIRVVDPEGKEFAKYPASDYTQHIAERVEPWTYLKFPYLKNVGWHGLVDGMDSGVYIATPLSRLNVSDSRATPLAQEHFERMFTTFGSKKVKGRFQPIHHRLATHWARLIELLYAAEHMLELSQDPEITSPDVRNIPQGIAGVGIGSVEAPRGTLTHHYVSDERGVLTSVNLIVGTTNNYAPMSMSIKRAAEKLISKGRIIEEGLLNRIEMAFRLYDPCLSCATHFLPGQMPMKVVIRNSSSEIIRTLQRD from the coding sequence ATGAGAAAGATCAGTATTGACCCTATTACCCGTCTTGAGGGGCACGGCAAGATCGAGATCTTCCTAAATGAAGAGGGAGATGTAGCCAATACCTATTTTCAGGTGCCTGAACTCAGGGGTTTTGAAAGGTTCTGCGTAGGCAGGCTGGCTGAAGATATGCCGGTGATCACCAACAGGATCTGCGGTGTCTGTCCTGAGGCGCACCATATGGCCTCGGTCAAGGCCCTGGATATGCTTTTTGGGGTCGAACCGCCGCCTGCAGCAAAAAAGATACGGGAACTCCTGTACATGGCCTTCTATGTGACTGACCACACAACACACTTTTATGCGTTGGGCGGTCCTGATTTTATCATTGGCCCTGAGGCGCCGCCTTCTGAAAGAAATATACTCGGCGTGATCAGAAAGGTCGGGCTTGACATCGGCAAACAGGTGATCGACTGCAGGGCGCGCAATCATCATGTGATCGAGAAGCTTGGCGGCCGCGGCGTACATCTCGCCGGAGGACTACCGGGCGGCTGGTCCAAGTCCGTTTCAGAAAATGAGCGGAAAGAGATCAAGGAGATCGCAAAACAAAATATCGACTTTGCCTTATTCTCACTCAAGATCTTCGATGACATTGTGCTGAAAAACCAGCAGTATCTCGATCTGGTCACTTCAGACGTCTATCTTCATAAGACCTATTATATGGGCACGGTCGACGACAAGAACCGGGTCAATTTTTATGACGGCATGATCAGGGTTGTGGACCCTGAAGGCAAGGAGTTCGCCAAATATCCTGCCTCTGACTATACGCAGCATATTGCAGAGCGGGTCGAGCCCTGGACCTATCTGAAATTTCCGTACCTGAAAAATGTCGGCTGGCATGGGCTTGTGGACGGCATGGACAGCGGTGTGTACATTGCTACTCCTCTTTCCCGGCTGAATGTTTCTGACTCCAGGGCAACCCCGCTTGCCCAGGAGCACTTCGAGCGCATGTTTACGACCTTTGGCTCAAAAAAGGTCAAGGGAAGATTTCAGCCGATCCATCACCGGCTTGCAACCCATTGGGCGCGGCTGATCGAGCTGCTCTACGCAGCTGAGCATATGCTTGAGCTTAGCCAGGACCCTGAGATAACCTCACCTGATGTCAGAAACATCCCGCAGGGCATAGCCGGGGTCGGTATCGGTTCGGTTGAAGCGCCGCGCGGCACACTCACCCATCACTACGTCAGCGACGAGCGGGGTGTGCTCACCAGCGTGAACCTGATTGTCGGCACTACAAACAATTATGCTCCGATGAGCATGTCGATCAAACGTGCAGCAGAAAAACTTATTTCAAAAGGCAGGATCATTGAAGAAGGCTTGCTCAACAGGATCGAGATGGCCTTCAGGCTTTATGATCCTTGTCTCTCCTGCGCCACGCATTTCCTGCCGGGGCAGATGCCGATGAAGGTGGTCATCAGAAACAGCAGCAGTGAAATTATCAGGACGCTTCAGAGAGACTGA
- a CDS encoding hydrogenase iron-sulfur subunit: protein MTDNNNFEPKIIGFLCNWCSYAGADKAGTAQTPYPSNVNVIRVMCSGRIDPQFVLKAFEQGADGVIILACHPGDCHYKEGNVRAVQRHRLLLQMLEPFGIETERCRFDFVSAGEGDKFVKLITEMVHAIRVLGPLKISA, encoded by the coding sequence ATGACCGATAATAACAACTTTGAGCCGAAGATCATCGGGTTTCTCTGTAACTGGTGTTCCTATGCAGGTGCAGACAAGGCAGGAACCGCTCAGACTCCTTATCCTTCCAATGTGAATGTTATCAGAGTAATGTGCAGCGGCAGGATAGATCCCCAGTTTGTGCTGAAAGCATTTGAACAGGGTGCTGACGGCGTTATTATTCTTGCATGCCATCCGGGCGACTGTCATTACAAGGAAGGCAACGTTCGGGCAGTGCAGCGCCACCGGCTGCTGCTTCAGATGCTTGAACCCTTTGGCATTGAAACAGAGCGGTGCAGGTTCGATTTTGTCTCTGCCGGCGAGGGAGACAAGTTTGTGAAACTCATAACTGAGATGGTCCATGCGATCAGGGTATTGGGGCCATTGAAAATATCGGCGTAA
- a CDS encoding sulfurtransferase TusA family protein, which yields MAIETLDARGLKCPQPTLKITAMAVRMKPGDVLEAIADCPTFEKDVRDWCSRSRKILLWIRDEGGMKKCHIQF from the coding sequence ATGGCAATAGAGACTCTTGATGCACGCGGCCTGAAATGTCCACAGCCGACACTGAAGATTACTGCTATGGCAGTCAGGATGAAACCGGGAGATGTGCTGGAAGCTATAGCGGATTGCCCGACCTTCGAAAAAGATGTGAGGGACTGGTGCAGTCGCTCCAGGAAGATACTGCTCTGGATTCGTGACGAAGGTGGCATGAAAAAATGCCATATCCAGTTCTAA
- a CDS encoding CoB--CoM heterodisulfide reductase iron-sulfur subunit A family protein — MKTGVYFCNCGTNISDKIDSGKVRDSLLAQSPGIHFKTVDFICSDEGQGTIEKDLAENGIERVVISACTPREHENTFMRMLSRAGLNPYLMQMVNVREQIAWVTEDRDKATEKAGRYIRSAVDRVQLHEPLEKKEIDICPDVLVIGAGPAGLKTALSIAGSGRKVILVEKAPVIGGMPVRYEELFPDMECGPCMLEPLMAEILHGQYAQNIELLTMAEVIGVVGSYGNFVARIRQKPRFADAHTCIGCAECIEPCPVSAKNTFNFNANERKAISFPFAGALPNVPFIDQKLCIALQGGQCRKCQETCPVEGAIVFDDSEKIHERNVGAIVVAIGSELYDCAKIPGLGYKKLENIYTSAEFERILASNGPTDGQIRTSDGKTPASVAIVHCVGSLDANHKEYCSGICCQYAFKFNHVIEKKLPGTRVYHFYKELVIPGKNEFSLYNRARSNPHAAFIRYADIKDLSVAGDEKGNGIEYQDISGKSGRVQADMVVLCPAVIPAEESGKLGEVLETARDSSGFFEELHGRLDSAQSKIKGIFLAGTCQSPMDIQKAMSQGMAAAGYVLSGLVTGRKLEIQPVNAEVDGGRCSGCRVCISICPYTAISFDAEKEVARVNDLLCQGCGTCVAACPSAAIKGHHFTNEEIYAEIAAVLK; from the coding sequence ATGAAGACGGGTGTCTATTTCTGCAACTGCGGAACAAACATCTCTGACAAGATTGATTCGGGCAAAGTCAGGGACAGCCTGCTTGCACAGTCACCCGGCATTCATTTTAAAACCGTGGATTTCATATGCTCTGATGAAGGCCAGGGGACAATAGAGAAAGACCTGGCTGAAAACGGGATTGAACGGGTTGTGATCTCGGCCTGCACGCCCAGAGAGCATGAAAACACCTTTATGAGGATGCTCTCCAGGGCCGGTCTGAATCCCTATCTCATGCAGATGGTAAATGTCCGTGAACAGATAGCCTGGGTTACCGAAGACAGAGACAAAGCGACGGAAAAAGCTGGCCGATATATACGGTCAGCGGTGGACCGGGTTCAGCTTCACGAGCCCCTCGAAAAGAAAGAGATCGATATATGTCCTGACGTGCTTGTAATCGGGGCCGGGCCTGCAGGACTCAAGACCGCACTGAGCATCGCCGGCTCCGGCAGAAAGGTCATACTGGTCGAGAAAGCACCGGTTATCGGCGGCATGCCGGTCAGATATGAAGAGCTCTTCCCTGATATGGAATGCGGTCCCTGCATGCTCGAACCGTTAATGGCTGAAATACTGCACGGCCAGTATGCTCAGAATATCGAACTGCTGACCATGGCCGAGGTGATCGGGGTTGTCGGTTCATATGGAAACTTTGTTGCCAGGATCAGGCAGAAACCCCGTTTTGCAGATGCGCATACCTGCATCGGCTGCGCAGAATGCATTGAGCCCTGTCCGGTCAGCGCAAAAAATACGTTTAACTTTAATGCAAACGAGCGCAAAGCAATCTCGTTCCCTTTTGCCGGGGCTTTGCCGAATGTGCCCTTTATCGATCAGAAACTCTGTATCGCTCTGCAGGGCGGGCAGTGCAGAAAATGCCAGGAGACCTGCCCGGTAGAGGGAGCAATTGTATTTGACGACAGCGAAAAAATCCATGAAAGAAATGTCGGGGCAATCGTCGTAGCAATCGGTTCAGAGCTCTATGACTGCGCGAAGATACCAGGGCTCGGGTACAAAAAGCTCGAAAACATTTACACCAGCGCCGAGTTTGAGCGTATCCTGGCCTCAAACGGTCCGACTGACGGCCAGATCAGGACATCGGATGGGAAGACTCCGGCAAGCGTTGCGATAGTCCACTGCGTTGGCAGTCTTGATGCGAACCATAAAGAATACTGCTCCGGAATATGCTGCCAGTATGCCTTCAAGTTTAACCATGTCATTGAGAAAAAATTGCCGGGTACCAGGGTCTATCACTTTTATAAAGAACTGGTGATCCCGGGCAAAAACGAGTTCAGCCTGTATAACCGGGCACGGTCGAATCCCCATGCAGCCTTCATCAGATACGCTGACATAAAGGACCTGTCTGTTGCCGGAGATGAAAAAGGCAATGGTATTGAGTATCAGGACATCTCCGGGAAATCCGGAAGAGTGCAGGCGGACATGGTGGTGCTCTGCCCGGCCGTTATCCCGGCAGAAGAATCAGGAAAGCTCGGAGAAGTTCTGGAGACGGCCCGGGACAGTTCCGGATTTTTTGAAGAACTGCACGGACGACTGGATTCTGCCCAGTCCAAAATCAAGGGGATCTTTCTGGCCGGCACCTGCCAGTCCCCAATGGATATTCAGAAGGCAATGAGCCAGGGCATGGCTGCTGCCGGGTATGTCCTTTCAGGCCTCGTAACTGGCAGGAAGCTCGAGATACAGCCGGTCAACGCAGAGGTTGATGGCGGGCGCTGCTCAGGATGCAGGGTCTGCATCAGCATATGCCCGTACACGGCGATATCCTTTGACGCAGAAAAAGAGGTGGCAAGGGTAAATGATCTGCTCTGTCAGGGATGCGGCACCTGTGTTGCCGCATGTCCTTCAGCCGCGATAAAGGGTCATCACTTTACCAACGAAGAAATTTATGCAGAGATCGCGGCGGTGCTGAAATGA
- a CDS encoding purine-binding chemotaxis protein CheW, producing the protein MDDIKRNNLIIEEMKKRRGKEAPVDVETENLKLVIFTLRDGLYAFPGADVKEILPFMEIFPVPGAPDFIPGVINNRGDIESVINLNRFLGLPDSDRTAASRIAMASSKAGVRSGILVDAVLDVVDLPLNAIKPPLSTLDYAIKDLVTGELIYHDRTVVMLDVGRLFNKLAIDDE; encoded by the coding sequence ATGGATGATATAAAAAGAAACAACCTGATCATCGAAGAGATGAAAAAGCGGAGGGGGAAGGAGGCACCCGTCGATGTCGAGACGGAGAATCTGAAGCTCGTGATCTTCACGCTCCGTGACGGTCTGTACGCATTTCCTGGAGCCGACGTAAAGGAAATCCTGCCTTTTATGGAGATTTTTCCGGTACCCGGTGCACCGGACTTCATCCCCGGCGTTATTAACAACCGGGGGGATATTGAGTCTGTCATCAACCTCAACCGGTTCCTCGGACTTCCCGACAGCGACAGGACTGCCGCAAGCCGGATCGCAATGGCCTCATCAAAGGCCGGTGTGCGTTCCGGGATCCTTGTGGATGCGGTGCTTGATGTTGTAGACCTGCCGCTAAACGCGATTAAGCCTCCGCTGTCCACACTTGACTATGCAATAAAGGATCTGGTGACCGGCGAACTGATCTATCACGACAGGACTGTGGTGATGCTCGATGTCGGACGCTTATTCAATAAGCTGGCTATCGATGACGAATGA
- a CDS encoding chemotaxis protein CheW has product MAVETVRVDCIMSGEQAAQQGISSCRLNKVLGSAYETSPEPSTVILYKNGSETCGLGIDGLDEITTVPIRAIQPLPEPLSYFAGPRLFQGIVLHGNDVVLILDLYRLKSLNPCKAVLTA; this is encoded by the coding sequence ATGGCTGTTGAAACGGTCCGGGTGGACTGTATCATGAGCGGTGAGCAGGCAGCGCAGCAGGGAATCTCTTCATGCCGGCTGAACAAGGTCCTTGGATCGGCATATGAGACATCCCCTGAACCCTCAACCGTTATTTTGTACAAGAACGGCAGCGAGACTTGCGGACTCGGGATCGACGGGCTCGATGAAATCACTACCGTCCCGATCAGGGCAATACAGCCCCTGCCGGAGCCCCTTTCGTATTTTGCAGGACCACGGCTCTTCCAGGGCATTGTCCTGCATGGAAACGATGTAGTTTTGATTCTTGATCTATACCGGCTGAAAAGCCTGAACCCATGCAAGGCGGTACTAACCGCGTGA